Proteins encoded by one window of Asterias rubens chromosome 18, eAstRub1.3, whole genome shotgun sequence:
- the LOC117302349 gene encoding F-box only protein 42-like: MASIRGETCNCLQIENLPEEILERIMSYLSPYSDCKNASLVSRKWHRLMRGVIKQREQAFCLAARSGSLKWSHHECNGNSLFGRSMHSVCYVEGTMYMFGGTVPSEMRSASGTCYCDLQNMDVGTRTWKRLMALGEYPSPKAAASMVHHNGSLILFGGWAPPVPNPPHQPPHISDDLHIYDIPKNKWRAVVTSLCPPPMASHRASMVNDLMVIFGGSCGNQTKYDGVWVLSLQSMTWNCMKMEGKRPPAREKHVQVVLDDGHILIVGGVGNYEKVLNDVWMLDISEVPWKWREINIIHLEFAAPQIFSHSSCKIGDSIVFFSKLRSSLSLALNSHRSAPAMRAPQRPQPNSRTQSHHPPRPQGGVERGSLSDLHTNAKRLRSQSSDKSDTRNHIIPAASCNSSPGESQDSSLVDQTPVGCPCSPTCQCKTPVSNSICTFNEKYGCCKSPSKLGLNPPLYTRIPHGEQQYVLDVSTAISDLQVAWLDTPDQNEHRAAINPGHPHSEMKYGYAPETLFPSLCVGRAEIIRFGGILKASIYPRALNNHYFAY, encoded by the exons ATGGCGAGCATCCGTGGAGAAACTTGTAACTGTTTACAGATAGAAAACTTGCCAGAGGAGATTTTAGAGAGAATTATGTCATATCTGTCTCCTTACAGTGACTGCAAAAATGCATCTCTTGTGTCGAGAAAGTGGCATCGACTAATGCGGG GTGTAATAAAACAGCGAGAACAAGCCTTCTGCCTGGCTGCCCGATCCGGCTCGCTAAAATGGTCGCATCATGAGTGTAATGGCAACTCGCTCTTTGGCCGTTCCATGCACAGCGTGTGCTATGTTGAGGGTACGATGTACATGTTTGGGGGCACTGTACCCTCTGAAATGAGATCCGCAAGTGGGACCTGTTACTGTGATCTGCAGAATATGGACGTCGGTACTAGGACGTGGAAAAGGCTTATGGCACTCG GGGAATACCCGTCCCCCAAAGCAGCAGCCTCAATGGTCCACCACAACGGCTCTCTCATTCTCTTTGGCGGATGGGCACCCCCGGTCCCAAACCCCCCTCACCAGCCGCCCCATATCTCCGACGATCTTCACATCTATGATATTCCGAAGAACAAATGGCGGGCGGTGGTCACAAGTCTCTGCCCGCCACCGATGGCCAGCCACAGGGCAAGTATGGTGAATGACCTCATGGTCATATTTGGTGGCAGTTGCGGGAATCAAACAAA GTACGATGGTGTATGGGTGCTGTCACTCCAGAGCATGACATGGAATTGTATGAAGATGGAAGGAAAGAGGCCACCAGCCAGGGAAAAACACGTACAG GTTGTTCTGGACGATGGACATATCTTAATCGTTGGAGGAGTGGGCAATTATGAAAAG GTATTAAATGACGTTTGGATGCTGGATATAAGTGAGGTACCCTGGAAATGGAGAGAGATTAACATCATACATCTGGAATTTGCTGCCCCTCAAATATTCAGCCATTCTTCTTGTAAG ATTGGTGACAGCATTGTGTTTTTCAGTAAACTCCGGAGCAGCTTAAGCTTAGCCCTCAACTCTCACAGATCAGCTCCAGCAATGCGTGCCCCGCAACGACCCCAGCCAAACAGCCGAACGCAGTCTCACCACCCGCCCCGCCCTCAAGGAGGTGTGGAGAGAGGTTCCCTGAGCGACCTCCACACCAATGCTAAACGTCTACGAAGTCAATCTAGTGACAAGTCAGACACTAGGAATCACATCATCCCAGCAGCTTCTTGTAACTCGTCGCCCGGTGAAAGCCAAGACTCTTCCCTGGTCGATCAAACCCCAGTAGGCTGCCCATGTTCACCAACTTGCCAATGTAAAACTCCGGTATCAAACTCAATCTGCACTTTCAATGAGAAGTACGGGTGCTGCAAATCGCCGTCCAAATTAGGGCTTAATCCTCCACTGTATACACGAATTCCACACGGCGAACAACAGTATGTGTTAGACGTGAGTACAGCGATAAGTGATCTTCAAGTGGCATGGTTGGATACACCTGATCAGAATGAACACAGAGCTGCGATTAATCCGGGCCATCCACACAGCGAGATGAAATACGGGTATGCGCCCGAAACTTTATTCCCGTCGCTGTGTGTTGGACGGGCTGAGATCATCAGATTTGGTGGCATCTTGAAAGCGTCTATTTATCCTAGAGCTTTGAACAATCACTACTTTGCTTATTAA
- the LOC117302774 gene encoding ciliogenesis and planar polarity effector 2-like has protein sequence MAAAMSLSTTFQLYGQQIDTNWPKTPKGKEYFSSIVRKGKRRIYGFLERPSLPPNLIPDVVSYKVILRGKAGVGKTSTIAKLVGLQVPTSHSETPGIVSSVVFWPAKLLHSDKVLLFRLQFWDAGENAIKKFDHILPACKADADATLNLFSFTDRQSFEDLRTQMSQSAQSGDRVIRIVVGTKYDLYSNSEITSRELQDFQDQWTVPILKIKNVSKPAGNDLLYSVDTMQEINEVSTVMNSLVDYIWTQKKIASGELKPEDLRRTGVDGGSEEVQSDEASYV, from the exons ATGGCTGCAGCGATGTCTCTGAGTACAACCTTCCAACTATACGGCCAACAGATAGACACAAACTGGCCTAAAACACCCAAAGGAAAAGAGTATTTTTCAAGCATTGTGAGGAAGGGGAAAAGGAGAATTTATG GGTTTCTGGAGAGGCCATCGCTTCCGCCAAACTTGATTCCTGATGTGGTTTCTTACAAAGTGATTTTGAGGGGAAAGGCTGGAGTTGGAAAGACGAGTACGATTGCAAAGCTTGTAGGGTTGCAAGTTCCGACATCACACAGTGAAACACCAG gAATTGTATCATCGGTAGTTTTTTGGCCAGCGAAGCTGCTACACTCTGATAAAGTACTGCTCTTCCGGCTTCAGTTTTGGGATGCAGGGGAAAATGCCATCAAGAAGTTTGACCACATTCTGCCT GCATGCAAGGCTGATGCAGACGCAACTCTAAACCTCTTCTCTTTCACGGATCGACAAAGTTTTGAAGATCTAAGGACACAGATGTCTCAGTCGGCTCAATCTGGCGACCGAGTTATACGCATTGTTGTTGGAACCAAGTACGATCTTTACAGCAACAGCGAAATCACGTCGCGGGAGCTCCAAGATTTCCAAGATCAGTGGACAGTCCCGATACTAAAGATTAAAAACGTCAGCAAACCTGCGGGGAATGATCTCTTGTACTCTGTAGACACGATGCAAGAAATTAACGAGGTATCGACAGTCATGAATAGTCTTGTGGATTATATTTGGACGCAGAAGAAAATTGCGTCTGGTGAATTGAAACCTGAGGATCTGAGGAGGACAGGAGTAGATGGAGGGAGTGAGGAGGTGCAATCAGATGAAGCATCTTATGTTTGA
- the LOC117302775 gene encoding D-2-hydroxyglutarate dehydrogenase, mitochondrial-like, whose protein sequence is MMASKVLQNPSLKGFRHKLALLRSLDANSTAVRPPTQLYHNQARTISRKSFPTDSRLRGFVACSPSLHYHGRTQSHENRADFIFRQLSTTSASTQSSREVPLTSTVYPNLERGTFSTITPEDVTFFKELLPQRVVTDKEDLVAHNTDWLGSLRGSSQVLLKPKTTQEVSKIMAYCNSRNLAVVPQGGNTGLVGGSVPVFDEIILSTALMNKIIDFDSLSGALVCQAGCILEKLDMYLAGHGHTMPLDLGAKGSCHIGGNVSTNAGGLRLLRYGSLRGTVLGIEAVLADGRIIDCLSSLRKDNTGYDLKQMFIGSEGTLGIVTGVSILCPPRPQSVNLAFFGCESFEKVLDTYKESKAHLVEILSAFECMDKESMMYVTKYLKLKNPLSQEYPFYILIETSGSNATHDEEKLNDFLQHIMETELVCDGTVATDYSKIKMIWHMREGVNEAIQRTKVQYKYDLTLPHKAYYDVIREVRAHLRDNHPELPICDVIGYGHVGDGNLHMNVIVEEFSSEIKNALEPFVFALTAEKKGSISAEHGLGFNKRKFIGYSKTDEAVRVMQQMKRLFDPKGILNPYKTVPDPEV, encoded by the exons ATGATGGCCTCTAAAGTACTACAGAATCCGTCTCTCAAAGGCTTTCGTCATAAACTGGCTCTTCTGCGAAGCCTAGACGCCAACTCCACAGCGGTTAGACCGCCCACCCAGCTTTACCACAACCAAGCAAGAACAATCTCACGCAAGTCTTTTCCCACCGATTCAAGACTAAGAGGCTTCGTTGCATGTTCTCCAAGCCTCCATTACCACGGTAGAACCCAATCGCACGAAAATAGAGCAGACTTCATATTTAGACAGCTGTCCACAACCTCGGCATCTACTCAGTCGTCAAGAGAGGTACCCCTAACCTCAACTGTTTATCCAAACTTGGAACGAGGTACTTTTTCAACGATAACCCCGGAAGATGTTACCTTCTTCAAGGAGCTGCTACCCCAAAGGGTTGTTACAGATAAAGAGGACTTAGTCGCCCACAATACTGACTGGCTAGGGTCGCTAAGAG GTTCAAGCCAAGTCCTTCTAAAGCCGAAGACCACTCAAGAAGTCTCAAAGATCATGGCGTACTGTAACAGTCGCAACCTGGCTGTCGTACCCCAGGGGGGTAACACAGGACTAGTAGGGGGTAGCGTACCAGTGTTTGATGAGATCATCCTATCAACTGCTCTGATGAACAAGATTATAGATTTTGATTCACTGTCAG GAGCACTTGTATGTCAAGCAGGGTGCATCCTGGAGAAGTTGGACATGTATTTAGCGGGCCATGGCCACACGATGCCCTTAGACCTCGGTGCCAAAGGCAGTTGTCATATAGGTGGCAATGTCTCCACCAATGCTGGTGGGCTCAGGCTTCTACGCTATGGGAGTTTACGAGGAACAGTGCTAGGAATTGAAGCG GTTTTAGCCGATGGACGTATTATTGACTGCTTGTCAAGCCTACGTAAAGACAACACAGGGTATGATTTGAAACAGATGTTCATCGGGTCCGAAGGCACTCTTGGCATTGTCACCGGAGTGTCCATTCTGTGTCCACCACGTCCTCAATCTGTCAATCTCGCTTTCTTTG GTTGTGAAAGTTTTGAGAAAGTACTGGATACGTATAAGGAAAGCAAAGCACACTTGGTGGAGATCTTGTCGGCATTTGAGTGTATGGACAAAGAATCTATGATG TACGTCACTAAGTACTTGAAGTTGAAGAACCCCCTCAGCCAGGAGTATCCGTTCTACATTCTGATCGAAACCTCTGGATCCAACGCCACCCACGACGAAGAGAAGTTAAACGACTTCCTACAGCACATAATGGAAACGGAGCTGGTGTGCGACGGAACAGTGGCAACTGACTACAGCAAAATCAAG ATGATATGGCACATGCGAGAGGGCGTTAACGAAGCTATCCAACGAACCAAGGTTCAGTACAAATACGACCTCACACTTCCCCACAAGGCGTATTACGACGTCATCCGTGAAGTGCGCGCCCACCTTCGTGACAACCACCCAGAGTTACCCATTTGTGATGTAATCGGCTACGGCCACGTGGGTGACGGAAACCTACACATGAACGTTATAGTTGAGGAGTTTTCGAGCGAGATCAAAAACGCCCTCGAGCCATTTGTGTTCGCTCTGACGGCGGAGAAAAAGGGAAGTATAAGTGCGGAGCACGGACTCGGCTTCAACAAGAGGAAGTTTATCGGGTACAGTAAGACGGACGAAGCTGTGAGGGTCATGCAACAAATGAAGAGGCTGTTCGATCCAAAAGGGATTTTGAATCCGTATAAAACTGTTCCGGATCCAGAAGTCTAA
- the LOC117302777 gene encoding neuroblastoma suppressor of tumorigenicity 1-like, with amino-acid sequence MTSNSTLTHLLTIAVWITILAISTAWARPGGRGGHTGGQPVDRLPLFPDKSAWCEAQGIQQVISHEGCTSKKISNKVCLGQCYSYSVPRTMPVEPNSQLHYCSCCKPSRATWQKMPLDCVIDTVSQKVDKLVELVQECECQSCTGTTSSGFDGFINL; translated from the exons ATGACTTCAAACAGCACCCTCACACACTTGCTAACCATAGCAGTTTGGATAACGATATTAGCCATTTCCACAGCGTGGGCTCGGCCCGGTGGTAGGGGCGGCCACACCGGGGGACAACCCGTGGACAGATTGCCTCTGTTCCCGGACAAGTCAGCTTGGTGTGAGGCGCAGGGTATACAGCAAGTTATCAGCCATGAAGGATGCACGTCAAAGAAAATTTCTAACaag GTGTGTCTTGGTCAGTGTTATAGCTACAGTGTACCCCGCACGATGCCGGTCGAGCCAAACTCACAGCTTCATTACTGCAGTTGCTGTAAACCTTCAAGAGCCACCTGGCAAAAG ATGCCACTGGATTGCGTCATAGATACCGTTTCCCAAAAGGTGGACAAATTGGTGGAGTTGGTGCAAGAATGCGAATGCCAGAGTTGTACTGGTACAACCTCAAGTGGATTCGACGGATTCATTAATCTGTAA